One region of Chlorobiota bacterium genomic DNA includes:
- a CDS encoding 4-hydroxy-3-methylbut-2-enyl diphosphate reductase, translating into MARSFDIPLFYRSPIISVVKNARKLQDPRRRDYAPSVLDLGPVRFRLARHFGFCFGVENAIEIAYRAVELHPDKRIFLLSEMIHNPHVNDDLRQRGVQFMMTTSGQQIVGWDSLTPDDIVIVPAFGTTLEIQQQLSQRGIDPYRYDTTCPFVEKVWNRTATLGERDCTVVVHGKWNHEETRATFSHSRSSAPTVVVENMEETERLAAIIEGREGLEKFEEWFRSRSSEGFNPANDLNRIGVVNQTTMLAQETQAIADRLRQAMVARHGESTIAEHFADTRDTLCYATNENQGATTALIDAGGDLAVVVGGYNSSNTSHLVELCQQKMPTYFIRDADEILDQSSIRHFDLHSGTVVQAQGWLPAVDRPLELVLTSGASCPDALVDAVIQKIASFFPDAITIEEALLPFRVGQG; encoded by the coding sequence ATGGCACGCTCTTTCGATATCCCGCTCTTCTACCGCTCCCCGATCATCTCGGTGGTGAAAAATGCGCGAAAGCTGCAAGACCCACGCCGCCGGGATTACGCCCCTTCGGTGCTGGACCTTGGGCCGGTGCGGTTCCGATTGGCGCGGCATTTTGGGTTTTGCTTCGGGGTGGAGAACGCCATCGAGATTGCCTACCGCGCCGTTGAGCTCCACCCCGACAAACGGATATTTTTGCTGTCGGAGATGATCCACAACCCGCACGTCAACGATGACCTTCGCCAGCGCGGCGTGCAGTTTATGATGACCACTTCCGGCCAGCAGATTGTTGGTTGGGATAGCCTTACCCCAGACGACATCGTCATCGTTCCGGCATTCGGGACCACTCTGGAAATCCAGCAACAGCTTAGCCAGCGCGGGATTGACCCCTACCGCTACGACACCACTTGCCCCTTTGTCGAGAAGGTCTGGAACCGAACCGCAACCCTGGGGGAACGGGATTGCACGGTGGTGGTCCATGGCAAATGGAACCACGAAGAAACCCGCGCAACCTTCAGCCACAGCCGCAGCAGCGCGCCAACCGTTGTGGTGGAGAACATGGAAGAAACCGAGCGGTTAGCCGCAATTATTGAAGGGCGCGAAGGCTTGGAGAAGTTCGAGGAGTGGTTCAGAAGCAGAAGCTCGGAAGGGTTCAATCCTGCAAACGATTTGAACCGAATCGGCGTGGTGAACCAGACAACGATGCTGGCCCAAGAGACCCAAGCCATTGCCGACCGCCTGCGCCAAGCAATGGTGGCCCGCCACGGCGAATCAACCATCGCCGAGCATTTTGCCGACACCCGCGACACCCTTTGCTACGCCACCAACGAGAATCAAGGAGCCACCACCGCGCTGATTGATGCCGGCGGAGATTTGGCCGTTGTGGTTGGCGGCTACAACAGCTCGAACACCTCCCACTTGGTTGAGCTGTGCCAGCAGAAGATGCCCACCTACTTCATCCGCGATGCCGATGAGATTCTGGATCAATCCTCCATCCGCCATTTCGATCTCCATTCCGGCACCGTGGTGCAGGCCCAGGGGTGGCTGCCAGCCGTTGACCGCCCGCTGGAGCTTGTGCTCACCAGCGGCGCGTCCTGCCCCGATGCGCTGGTGGATGCCGTGATCCAAAAAATCGCATCCTTCTTCCCCGATGCCATAACCATTGAGGAAGCATTGCTGCCGTTTCGGGTAGGGCAGGGGTGA
- a CDS encoding KTSC domain-containing protein, with amino-acid sequence MMLTTVNSNAIHAIGYDPKNRQLEVIFTGGGIYLFENVPHDVFVQFLRSPSKGSFFRRRIQGRFRQERLGRLTKRQQERRQAKHPPIPETDGAIGLPAASPNPTTAASPLPRLAARTVPMAA; translated from the coding sequence ATGATGCTAACCACCGTCAACTCAAACGCCATTCACGCAATTGGGTACGACCCCAAAAACCGCCAATTGGAGGTGATTTTCACCGGCGGCGGAATCTACCTTTTTGAGAATGTGCCGCACGATGTCTTCGTGCAATTCCTTCGTTCCCCCTCCAAAGGGAGCTTCTTCCGCCGGCGGATCCAGGGGCGATTTCGCCAGGAGCGATTGGGGCGGCTGACCAAACGCCAGCAGGAACGCCGCCAAGCCAAACATCCGCCAATTCCGGAAACGGATGGGGCGATTGGGCTGCCCGCCGCGTCGCCGAACCCGACCACTGCGGCTTCCCCGCTCCCCCGCCTTGCCGCCCGCACGGTCCCAATGGCCGCGTAA
- a CDS encoding histidinol-phosphate transaminase gives MISVSSHIASLRAYQPGKSVAEVEQELGITGAVKLASNENPLGSSPLALQAAAESLQHLTHYPDAGLRLRQALAERFVIRPENVICGSGGESIISNALHTFLDGEDEMISSEGTFVGFLVLAHASGKKTHYVPQRNNGYDLDGILRKINDHTKIIYIANPNNPTGTAVTTNALERFMEKVPEHVLVILDEAYFEYADGWPDYPDSMHYRWDNVLTVRTFSKAYGLAGIRIGYGMAHSDIIGKMMKVKLPFEPNTPAEEAGLAALKDEEFLRQTVELNRESVLYYHREFERMGLDFVPTLANFVMITFRDHDRMMRIFNGLMQRGIITRPLTAFGLPNCLRISTGTMEQNARCVAALEEVLNEELVH, from the coding sequence ATGATATCAGTCTCTTCCCACATCGCCTCGTTACGGGCCTACCAGCCTGGCAAATCCGTCGCCGAAGTTGAACAAGAATTAGGGATCACCGGCGCGGTGAAACTTGCCTCGAACGAGAATCCGCTTGGATCGTCGCCCCTTGCGCTGCAGGCAGCGGCGGAGTCGTTGCAGCACCTTACCCACTACCCCGATGCCGGGTTGCGGCTTCGGCAAGCGTTGGCCGAGCGGTTCGTGATTCGCCCGGAGAACGTGATCTGTGGCAGCGGCGGGGAGTCCATCATCAGCAACGCGTTGCACACATTTTTGGACGGCGAGGATGAGATGATTAGCAGCGAAGGGACGTTCGTGGGGTTTTTGGTGCTTGCGCATGCTTCCGGGAAGAAGACCCACTACGTCCCGCAGCGGAACAACGGGTACGACCTTGACGGAATCCTTCGGAAGATCAACGACCACACGAAGATCATCTACATTGCCAACCCGAACAATCCCACCGGGACGGCGGTGACCACCAACGCGCTGGAGCGGTTCATGGAGAAGGTTCCGGAGCACGTTCTGGTGATCCTTGATGAAGCCTACTTCGAGTACGCCGACGGCTGGCCCGATTACCCAGATTCGATGCACTACCGCTGGGACAACGTCCTGACGGTCCGCACGTTCAGCAAGGCGTACGGGCTTGCTGGAATCCGTATTGGCTACGGGATGGCGCATTCGGACATCATCGGCAAGATGATGAAAGTGAAGCTGCCGTTCGAGCCAAACACCCCCGCCGAAGAAGCCGGATTGGCCGCCTTGAAGGATGAAGAATTTCTGCGCCAAACCGTTGAGCTTAACCGTGAATCGGTTCTGTATTACCACCGCGAGTTCGAGCGGATGGGGCTGGATTTTGTTCCAACCCTTGCCAACTTCGTGATGATCACCTTCCGCGACCACGACCGCATGATGCGGATCTTTAACGGCCTGATGCAACGGGGGATTATCACCCGCCCGCTGACCGCGTTTGGGCTTCCGAACTGCCTGCGGATTTCCACCGGCACAATGGAGCAAAACGCCCGCTGCGTGGCGGCATTGGAGGAAGTTCTGAACGAAGAGTTAGTCCACTAA
- the hppD gene encoding 4-hydroxyphenylpyruvate dioxygenase codes for METAEQLREADQGQDLFKIHGTHHIEFYVGNAKQAAYFYRRAMGFALTGYCGPETGVRDRASYLLEQGKVRLVLTTPINPENPMADHIYKHGDGVRDIAIHVEDAEEAYRIATERGARGVMEPTETSDANGTVKIATVATYGDTVHSFVERRNYNGPFLPNFAPRQDSLAVPIGLKHVDHVVGNVDWNKMEETVNFYKNVFGFSRFVSFDDKDISTEYSALRSTVVANENKWIKFPINEPAEGLKKSQIEEYVKFYQGAGVQHIAIECQDILQAIATMRENGVDFMVVPGSYYDDLQARVGDIQESIEDLRKLNILVDSDDKGYMLQIFTRPLEDRPTLFFEFIQRRGGESFGKGNFKALFEAIERDQAERGNL; via the coding sequence ATGGAAACAGCAGAACAACTCCGTGAAGCCGATCAGGGGCAAGACCTGTTCAAGATTCACGGCACGCATCACATTGAGTTTTACGTTGGCAATGCAAAGCAGGCCGCGTATTTCTACCGCCGCGCAATGGGCTTTGCGCTTACCGGCTACTGCGGCCCGGAAACCGGTGTCCGCGACCGTGCAAGCTACTTGTTGGAGCAAGGGAAGGTCCGCCTTGTGCTGACCACGCCGATCAATCCAGAGAACCCCATGGCGGACCACATCTACAAGCATGGCGACGGCGTGCGCGACATCGCCATCCACGTTGAGGATGCCGAGGAAGCCTACCGGATTGCCACCGAACGGGGTGCCCGTGGGGTGATGGAACCGACGGAGACCAGCGACGCAAACGGCACGGTGAAAATCGCCACGGTTGCCACCTACGGCGACACGGTCCACAGCTTTGTGGAACGCCGCAATTACAACGGCCCGTTCCTTCCAAACTTTGCCCCGCGCCAAGATTCGCTTGCCGTTCCCATTGGGCTGAAGCACGTGGACCACGTTGTTGGAAACGTGGATTGGAACAAGATGGAGGAGACCGTCAATTTCTACAAAAACGTCTTCGGGTTCAGCCGTTTCGTCAGCTTCGACGACAAGGACATCTCCACCGAATACTCCGCGCTCCGTTCCACCGTGGTTGCCAACGAGAACAAGTGGATCAAATTCCCAATCAACGAGCCGGCGGAAGGGTTGAAGAAATCGCAGATTGAGGAGTACGTGAAGTTCTACCAGGGCGCAGGGGTGCAGCATATCGCTATCGAGTGCCAGGACATCCTTCAGGCAATTGCGACCATGCGCGAGAACGGCGTTGACTTCATGGTGGTTCCTGGAAGCTACTACGACGACCTTCAGGCACGCGTGGGGGATATTCAAGAATCCATCGAAGACCTTCGGAAGCTGAACATCCTTGTTGACAGCGACGACAAGGGGTACATGCTCCAAATCTTCACCCGCCCGTTGGAGGACCGCCCAACCTTGTTCTTTGAATTTATTCAACGGCGCGGCGGCGAATCGTTTGGCAAGGGGAACTTCAAAGCGTTGTTCGAGGCGATTGAACGGGACCAAGCCGAACGCGGGAACTTGTAA
- a CDS encoding Glu/Leu/Phe/Val dehydrogenase, with product MSEEPSFYQTVEKNFSKAAAATDYPKGLLDQIRVCNAVYMVRFPVRIGNDIEVFTGWRVQHSHHRLPTKGGIRYATHVTEDEVMALAALMTYKCAIVDVPFGGAKGGIQIDPRKYSEEVIERVTRRYTMELIKRNCIGPGIDVPAPDYGTSAREMAWIADTYQTVMPGQIDAIACITGKPLSQGGIAGRASATGRGVFFSIRESLNGAENAKLFGMTPGLNDKRVVVQGLGNVGYWSAKFLQEGGATIVGICEMEGGIYDKNGLDVDEVFKHRKETGSILNFKNAKNVKRGNDVMTMDCDILVPAALENQLTAANAPHIKAKMIAEGANGPTTAEAEDILLKRGIHIIPDAYCNAGGVTVSYFEWLKNLSHVRFGRLGKKSDEASFTRIVSAVEQMTGTALSTDVRTQITQGADEADYVDSGLEETMISSFQQIKNVYDTNKRVKDLRTASFVVAIDKIARSYMELGIFP from the coding sequence ATGTCCGAAGAGCCTTCATTCTACCAAACCGTCGAGAAGAACTTCTCGAAGGCCGCCGCCGCAACCGATTACCCCAAGGGCTTGCTGGACCAGATTCGCGTTTGCAACGCGGTCTATATGGTCCGGTTCCCGGTGCGCATCGGCAACGATATCGAGGTGTTTACCGGGTGGCGTGTGCAGCACTCGCACCACCGGCTTCCAACCAAGGGGGGAATCCGCTACGCAACCCACGTCACCGAAGATGAGGTGATGGCACTTGCCGCGCTGATGACCTACAAATGCGCCATTGTGGACGTTCCGTTCGGCGGCGCAAAAGGGGGCATCCAGATTGACCCCAGGAAGTACAGCGAGGAAGTGATCGAACGCGTGACGCGCCGCTACACCATGGAGCTGATTAAGCGGAACTGCATCGGCCCCGGCATTGACGTTCCCGCGCCCGACTACGGGACCAGCGCCCGCGAAATGGCATGGATTGCCGACACCTACCAAACGGTGATGCCCGGGCAGATTGATGCTATCGCCTGCATCACCGGAAAACCGCTGTCGCAAGGGGGAATTGCTGGCCGCGCATCGGCAACCGGACGCGGTGTCTTCTTCTCCATTCGCGAATCCTTGAATGGAGCCGAAAACGCAAAACTGTTTGGAATGACCCCGGGGTTAAACGACAAGCGCGTCGTGGTCCAGGGGCTTGGGAATGTGGGCTACTGGTCGGCAAAGTTTTTGCAAGAAGGCGGGGCAACAATCGTTGGCATCTGCGAAATGGAAGGGGGGATTTACGACAAGAACGGGCTGGACGTTGACGAAGTCTTCAAGCACCGGAAGGAAACCGGCTCGATCCTGAACTTCAAGAACGCCAAAAACGTGAAGCGCGGGAACGACGTGATGACCATGGACTGCGACATCCTTGTCCCGGCGGCCCTAGAGAACCAGCTGACCGCAGCCAACGCGCCACATATCAAGGCGAAGATGATTGCCGAAGGGGCAAACGGACCAACCACTGCCGAGGCCGAGGATATCCTGCTAAAGCGTGGAATCCATATCATCCCCGATGCCTACTGCAACGCCGGCGGCGTGACGGTCAGCTACTTCGAGTGGCTGAAGAACCTTTCGCACGTGCGGTTTGGCCGGCTTGGCAAAAAATCGGATGAAGCCAGCTTCACCCGCATTGTCTCGGCCGTTGAGCAGATGACCGGAACCGCCCTTAGCACGGACGTCCGCACCCAAATCACGCAAGGTGCCGACGAAGCCGACTACGTGGATAGCGGGTTGGAGGAAACAATGATCAGCTCCTTCCAGCAGATCAAAAACGTTTACGACACGAACAAGCGTGTGAAGGACCTCCGAACCGCCAGCTTCGTTGTTGCCATTGACAAAATCGCCCGCTCCTACATGGAACTTGGAATCTTCCCATAA
- a CDS encoding choice-of-anchor D domain-containing protein → MNTAPYRLPNQRELRKLLLLSLLFLLALFATARAQVSNDVRITPDSLEFGEIAVGEDSSMNFTITNTSATGAPIFLDSLVIMNDANGSSDVMWMNPPKQFPLAVASGTPATITLNFRPSLHGVFSFTALFHMRKNQQGEDIFEIMPRKIHGTGKKTSPSRTFLDSLQAITPGFGSIYTNDRAATEVRVINHAGRDLNLDSITVSSEEGTSAIFSFSQDSAKETTSDPDFDLLRINDFMTIPIFTTGPEKAGEYNAILTLHFSKTNRIQSGGNPSLLAEGGIS, encoded by the coding sequence ATGAACACTGCACCGTACCGACTGCCTAATCAACGCGAGCTGCGCAAGCTGCTGCTGCTTTCGTTGCTCTTCTTGTTGGCGCTGTTTGCCACTGCCCGTGCCCAGGTATCGAACGATGTCCGGATTACTCCAGACAGCCTTGAGTTTGGGGAAATTGCGGTTGGGGAAGACTCCTCCATGAATTTCACGATCACGAACACCAGCGCAACCGGCGCACCCATCTTTTTGGATTCGTTGGTGATTATGAACGATGCCAACGGCAGCAGCGATGTGATGTGGATGAACCCGCCGAAACAATTTCCGCTCGCCGTAGCTTCAGGCACCCCCGCAACGATCACCCTAAATTTTAGGCCTTCGTTGCATGGTGTGTTCTCGTTTACCGCATTATTTCACATGCGGAAAAATCAGCAGGGAGAGGATATCTTCGAAATAATGCCCCGGAAAATTCATGGGACTGGAAAAAAAACTTCACCCTCGCGCACATTTCTTGATAGCCTTCAGGCAATTACGCCAGGGTTTGGCTCCATCTACACCAACGACCGCGCAGCAACGGAAGTAAGAGTTATCAACCATGCCGGAAGGGACCTGAATTTGGATTCAATCACCGTTTCCTCGGAAGAGGGAACCTCGGCGATATTCTCATTTTCCCAAGACTCAGCAAAGGAAACGACTTCGGATCCCGATTTTGATTTATTGCGGATCAATGATTTTATGACGATCCCAATTTTCACCACCGGGCCAGAAAAAGCGGGTGAGTATAATGCCATTCTTACCCTCCATTTCAGCAAAACAAATCGGATACAATCGGGCGGGAATCCATCGCTGTTGGCTGAAGGGGGAATTTCGTGA
- a CDS encoding T9SS type A sorting domain-containing protein, whose protein sequence is MAFQNDVSGVFPGDGTPTSGLIPICNFGNQTRDYQVEYAGGAGTTFFGPDAKQLKVGSIITVPAGQCSPVRFVVRQPLTGAAVRDSLVVSFGGQGNRSRVLISMDMPTGSPGAIPPVEFNLPPVIDLGIIPLGKYSGNRIHLGNIPADRIERKKGATLLAPGRSKNRVRNNAQRTAAVTFRVVSSVINVEQLSLGEYQTQEILGPKQESEFDIPIEGLAPGPQTFTLTAEYMLLDSAGKSVETGKTPPTLITAFFTADSIETPAEPGVSVDAVPEGELGTGLMTIQNRSSNTKFVRLDLEDSESDVTVASAAAYKKKGGKLWTATAGGKKNEMKVVTKPNKTDAANGFVGSGVLVIKDQPDAPDSTMVPMSLFGKSVTSSRNNARLIVQPPRYTTDDGQVNDVGRVVGNVLTTGLLPSGAGGAVLVSVEKGNAPLECVGAYFQWDGESEEQPVSTSEPLPFLLEKSGGLMLTIPFGRRTESSLGTLRLEGANGEELEYIVNLPMADAAAFDDVGRGAEFNQKGKQNVGVVGDGTQASTITNIQISEPGRAYGKEGGSFLAQGDFTLRSSLPIQVPAKGRAMVEVEYAGSAQTSGIVQGVMEAHVLTNGKPDTIYVLLTAVPVAQSGVGIESLAIAPGMALAPNPSRESTELEFRLAGHSTVTVTISDVQGKTVNTVMHQQEMEPGEHQLTIPTAGLPIGTYVVTVEANGSRQSQLLRVR, encoded by the coding sequence ATGGCGTTCCAAAATGACGTTAGCGGCGTGTTCCCCGGCGATGGTACGCCCACAAGCGGGTTGATACCGATCTGCAATTTTGGGAACCAGACACGCGATTACCAAGTGGAGTATGCTGGCGGAGCCGGAACAACATTTTTTGGCCCCGATGCCAAGCAATTAAAGGTTGGCAGCATAATTACGGTTCCTGCTGGCCAATGCAGTCCGGTGCGGTTTGTGGTGCGCCAGCCATTAACCGGAGCCGCCGTCCGCGATTCGTTGGTGGTAAGTTTTGGGGGGCAAGGGAACCGCAGCCGTGTGCTTATTTCAATGGATATGCCAACCGGTTCTCCGGGGGCTATCCCGCCGGTGGAATTTAATCTTCCGCCAGTGATTGATCTTGGAATTATTCCTCTTGGAAAATACAGCGGCAATCGAATCCATCTTGGAAATATTCCTGCTGATCGCATCGAACGGAAAAAAGGGGCAACGCTGCTTGCGCCAGGGCGATCAAAAAATCGGGTGCGAAATAATGCGCAACGTACAGCAGCCGTTACATTCCGGGTGGTTTCTAGCGTCATCAATGTGGAACAACTTTCGCTTGGCGAATACCAGACACAGGAAATTCTTGGACCGAAGCAAGAAAGTGAGTTCGACATCCCGATTGAGGGGCTGGCTCCGGGACCACAAACCTTCACGCTCACCGCAGAATATATGCTGCTGGATAGCGCAGGAAAATCGGTGGAAACTGGTAAAACTCCGCCAACATTAATCACCGCATTTTTCACTGCCGACAGCATTGAAACCCCTGCCGAACCAGGCGTTTCGGTGGATGCGGTTCCCGAGGGGGAACTTGGAACCGGATTGATGACCATTCAGAATCGCTCCAGCAACACAAAATTCGTCCGGCTTGATTTGGAGGATTCCGAATCTGACGTTACTGTGGCTTCGGCAGCGGCGTATAAAAAGAAAGGGGGGAAACTCTGGACCGCCACCGCTGGTGGGAAAAAGAACGAGATGAAAGTGGTAACCAAGCCAAACAAAACCGATGCCGCCAACGGGTTTGTTGGCTCGGGGGTGTTGGTCATCAAAGATCAGCCGGATGCTCCTGACTCCACGATGGTCCCCATGTCGTTGTTTGGGAAATCTGTAACCTCATCAAGAAATAATGCTCGGCTGATTGTGCAACCGCCACGCTACACCACCGATGATGGCCAGGTGAACGACGTTGGGCGCGTGGTTGGCAACGTGCTAACCACGGGGCTGCTGCCAAGCGGTGCCGGCGGCGCGGTTCTTGTTAGCGTCGAGAAAGGGAATGCGCCGTTGGAATGCGTGGGCGCATACTTCCAATGGGATGGCGAATCGGAAGAACAACCAGTTTCCACCAGCGAGCCGCTTCCATTTTTGCTGGAAAAGAGCGGTGGGCTGATGCTTACAATCCCCTTCGGTCGGCGGACAGAAAGCAGTTTGGGAACATTGCGGTTGGAAGGGGCCAATGGGGAAGAACTTGAGTACATCGTAAACCTGCCAATGGCCGATGCCGCTGCGTTCGACGATGTTGGGCGCGGGGCAGAGTTCAACCAGAAAGGGAAGCAGAACGTTGGGGTTGTTGGCGATGGCACACAAGCGAGCACCATCACCAATATCCAGATTTCTGAGCCGGGCCGCGCTTATGGGAAAGAGGGGGGATCGTTCCTTGCTCAGGGCGATTTCACACTCCGTTCTTCGCTCCCGATTCAGGTCCCGGCAAAGGGGAGGGCAATGGTGGAAGTTGAGTACGCCGGAAGCGCGCAAACCAGCGGAATTGTGCAGGGGGTGATGGAAGCGCACGTACTAACGAACGGAAAACCGGACACGATCTACGTCCTGCTGACGGCTGTTCCGGTTGCGCAAAGCGGGGTGGGCATCGAATCGCTGGCGATTGCCCCGGGCATGGCGCTTGCGCCAAACCCATCGCGGGAATCAACGGAGCTGGAATTCCGGCTGGCCGGGCACAGCACCGTCACCGTGACGATCAGCGATGTGCAAGGCAAAACCGTGAACACGGTGATGCACCAACAGGAGATGGAGCCTGGGGAGCATCAACTCACCATTCCCACTGCGGGGCTTCCGATTGGAACCTATGTGGTGACGGTGGAAGCCAACGGCAGCCGCCAATCGCAATTGCTGCGGGTGAGGTAG
- the rpe gene encoding ribulose-phosphate 3-epimerase, whose protein sequence is MSIARKLYLAPSLLSANFTRLGEDVQMLEEAGADFLHVDVMDGHFVPNITIGPPVIAALRKVTELPLDCHLMISDPDRYLEDFAHAGATYITVHVEAALHLHRTIDRIRQLGCRPGVTLNPATSLSTLEDILPYVDLVLLMSVEPGFGGQAFIPTLFRRAERLRQMLASCGRSDCLVEADGGIKLDNIRAVYDSGVDVVVSGSGIFGTPNPTLTMKQMREACAA, encoded by the coding sequence ATGTCCATAGCCCGTAAACTTTACCTTGCCCCCTCCCTTCTTTCTGCCAACTTCACTCGATTGGGCGAAGACGTGCAGATGCTGGAAGAAGCCGGTGCCGATTTCCTTCATGTTGATGTGATGGATGGCCACTTTGTGCCGAACATCACCATTGGTCCGCCAGTGATTGCGGCATTGCGGAAGGTGACGGAGCTTCCGCTGGATTGCCACCTGATGATAAGCGACCCCGACCGCTATCTGGAAGATTTTGCGCACGCCGGCGCAACGTACATCACCGTTCACGTCGAGGCCGCGCTTCACCTTCACCGGACGATTGACCGCATCCGCCAGCTTGGCTGCCGCCCGGGGGTGACGCTCAATCCGGCGACATCGCTCAGCACGCTGGAGGACATCCTCCCCTACGTTGATCTTGTGTTGTTGATGTCGGTGGAGCCGGGGTTTGGCGGGCAAGCGTTTATCCCAACGCTTTTCCGCCGTGCCGAACGGCTGCGCCAGATGCTTGCCAGCTGCGGGCGCAGCGATTGCTTGGTGGAAGCCGACGGCGGGATCAAACTGGACAACATCCGCGCCGTGTACGATTCCGGCGTTGACGTTGTGGTCAGCGGCTCAGGAATTTTTGGAACCCCCAACCCCACTCTGACCATGAAGCAAATGCGGGAAGCCTGCGCAGCATAG